A stretch of DNA from Acinetobacter sp. LoGeW2-3:
CAGCTGCTGAATATTTTTGGTTTTTGAATGGACAACTGTTACCGTGCAGCTTTCTTTTAAAAGCAACGCGGCCATAGGTTTGCCTACAATATTTGAACGTCCGACCACTACCGCATGTAGGCCACTTAAATCATTACCCAATGTGTCTTTGAGCAGGCGGATACAACCTGTTGGTGTGCATGGTGTCAGCACATCACGGCCTTGGCTTAAACCACCTACGTTCTCACTATGGAAACCGTCGACATCTTTTTTTGGATCAATACGTTCCAGCACTGCGGTTTCATTGATATGTTTTGGTAATGGCAGCTGCACCAAGATGCCATGCACACTTGCATCTGCATTCAGTTCATCAATTTTTGCCAGCAGTACCTCTTCTGCAGTATTAGCATCCATACGAAACTCTAGCGAACGGATACCAACAAACTGAGCTTTTTCTACTTTATTACGTACGTAGACATGGCTGGCAGGATCATCACCGATTAAAACTACGGCCAGACAAGGCTCAATACCTTTAGATTTAAATTCCAGAACATCTGCTTTAACTTCTTCAAGTACAGCAGTGGCGGTTGCCTTGCCATCAATGATCTGCGCAGACTGAGTTAAATTTACGCTACTGTTCATTTGAATATCACCGTACGGTCATCGTTAAGGAATACACGGTGCTCGACAAAATATTTCACCGCTTTGGACAGGGCAACTGTTTCGGTATCACGACCTATGGAAACCAGGTCATCCGGTAAATAGGCATGATCCACACGCTGCACTTCCTGTTCAATGATCGGACCTTCATCCAGGTCACCTGTGACAAAGTGTGCCGTTGCTCCAATCAGTTTCACCCCGCGCTCAAAAGCCTGATGGTAAGGTTTTGCACCTTTAAAGCCAGGCAAGAAGGAATGGT
This window harbors:
- a CDS encoding bifunctional 5,10-methylenetetrahydrofolate dehydrogenase/5,10-methenyltetrahydrofolate cyclohydrolase; the encoded protein is MNSSVNLTQSAQIIDGKATATAVLEEVKADVLEFKSKGIEPCLAVVLIGDDPASHVYVRNKVEKAQFVGIRSLEFRMDANTAEEVLLAKIDELNADASVHGILVQLPLPKHINETAVLERIDPKKDVDGFHSENVGGLSQGRDVLTPCTPTGCIRLLKDTLGNDLSGLHAVVVGRSNIVGKPMAALLLKESCTVTVVHSKTKNIQQLCKQADIVIAAVGRPLMLNTDYLNENAVVIDVGINRIQVNGKNRLVGDVDFGAVVEHVKAITPVPGGVGPMTIAYLMKNTLDAARLQTKVF